The Flavobacterium sp. 20NA77.7 genome includes the window CACAACTTATTGTTAATTTTGTAAAAAAATAGCTATATTAGGTTCAAATTTTTGAGCCGTGAAAACAACCTACTTTACAGAAGAAGGCTTCAACTTGGTTAGAAATTTAGTCTGTTACTCCCCTAAACTTTCTAAAAGGAAAACACAAAAAGCCTTACAACAGTTATTTAGTTTAATAACCTTAGTAACTTATACAAGTCATTATTATAGGCCGAAAAGAAATTTAATTATTACCTGAAATTCTAACCTTAAACTTGAATTCTAATTGATTACAATTTCTTTTTGATGCGATTTATAAAATTACCTATAATTCCCATACTCATCGTCTTTGTGTGTGGCATACTCGTTGAAACATATAGTTCCATGACTTCTTTTGTTGCGTTTGTGGGCGCAAGTAGTAGCATTATAATTTTATGTGTTAGTTATATTTATCATATAAAAAAACATAAAAATTCCATTTTTTTTGGCATACCTATTTATTTAGTTTTCTTTTTTTTAGGTATCGTTTCTAAAAAAGAATCGAATCAATTGGAACATGAATCACACTTTTCTAAGCAACTTACACCGTCTTCAAACCTTTTAAAAGGTTGTATAGTAGAACGTGTAAAACCATCTGCTTATTACACTAAATATGTTGTAGAAATTGAACAAACAAATGGTTATGAGACTATTGGAAAATTACTTGTTTTTGCGCCTAAAAAGAACTCACATCACCTTACAATTGGAACAAAAATTACAATTAAAGGAAAACCTATCTTTATTGAACCCGTCTATAATCCTTATCAGTTTGATTATACGAACTACTTAAATAATCAAAATATTTATCATTCGTTAGCGCTAAAAGAAAACGCTAAAATTGAACTTCAAAAAGCTAAAAATTGGAGATACTTTATATTTAAAATAAAAGAAACGTTATTAGAACAATTAAAAACTTATAAGCTAAAAGAAGATGATTACAATTTAATAGCCGCTCTAGTCTTTGGAGAACGAACCACGCTGTCAGCTGAGGTAACAAAAAATTATACCCAAACAGGGGTCATACATATTTTAGCTATCTCCGGTTTACACATTGCATTGTTTTACTCCATTATTCTAGGATTTTTAAACCCACTAAAGAAATACAAAAAAGGAAAACTTATTATTTTTTATTGCAGTTTACTTATACTATGGGGCTATGCCTTGCTTACAGGTTTATCTGCATCTATACTTCGTGCTGTAGTAGTATTTAGTTTAATTGCTTACGGAAGATTAAAAAATAGATCCATTAATATGGGGAATATTTTAGCCACCTCAGCCTTTATCATTCTACTATATAACCCTAATTATCTTTTTGATATTGGATTTCAACTAAGCTATGCCGCAGTGCTTTCTTTGGTATTCTTTCAACCTATTATTTCAAAATTATCCTATTCTAAATATATAATTCTATTAAAAACAAAGCAAATATTACTTGTGACCTTAGTAGCTCAATTGGGCGTTTTACCTTTGAGTTTATACTATTTTGGTCAATTTCCACTCCTTTTTTTGGTGACTAATTTAATTGTTATTCCGCTTTCAAGTGCACTTTTACTTATTGGATTGTGTTTAGTACCCATTAGTTTTTTACCCGATACAATTCGTATTTTTTTTGGCACCATTATATCTTTCCTAATTAAATTAATGAATGGTTTTACGGCTTGGATTTGCCAATTTGATGTGTTTATTATCAAAAATATTGCTTTTCATGAAATACTTGTCATTGCAGCTTACCTGCTTATTTGTTCTGTATATATTTTTACAATAGAAACAACTAAAACAAAATTCAAATGGGTACTGATCTGTGTTTTTATTTTTCAAATGAGTTATATCTATCTATTTTATTATACTAATCCTGAAAACGAATTTGTAATTTTCAATACGTACAAAAACTCGTTAGTGGCTTTGAAAAATAACAAAGAAGTACAATTCTTAACGAACAATAAAAAATCAACCGAACAAACCGCTACAGATTACATACGAAAAAATTTCATTCAAAAAGCCTCTTTTATACCTTTAGAAAATACGCTTTACTACAAATATAAAATTCTTTGTATAGATAGCTCGGGAGTATATAAAACCTCTATTGAACCTGAACTTGTTTTGCTCACACAATCACCTAAAATAAATTTAGACCGTCTAATTGAACAACTTCATCCTAAAGAAATAATAGCGGATGGTTCAAATTATGCATCCTACGTAAAAAAATGGAAACAAACATGTATAAAACAAAAAATCCCTTTTCATGCAACTGCCGAAAAGGGATTGTATAGTATCAGATAATTTTATTGCTTATTTTTCATAATTTGATTAGCGCTTTCTAACCAAACTGTAGGTCCACCAGCTATATATCCTTGACTGCCAAAATTATTGAGATTTACTTTATTATCGGTTGTTTTCGTTGGCGTTACAAAATAAAGTGTTGGAAATCCTCTTACTTGAAGCATTTGCATCAATTGTTGGTTTTGCGCTTTTAAATTTGCATCTTGAGGCGTATTTCTTGGAAAGTCTAATTCTACTAAAACAACATTTTCTGTTGCCCATTTAGCAAATTCCGCTGTCTTTAATACTTCTTTTTGTAAACGAATGCACCACCCGCACCAATCAGAACCGGTAAAAAACAACAATAATGGTTTTTTCTCTTTGATGGCTATATCGGCTGCCTTACTTACATCTGTATGCCATGTCAATTCTTGTGCCTGACTGCACACAGAAAACAGGATAAAAAACAATAAAAATAACGATTTTTTCATTTTCTTATTTTTGTCAAAAATACAATTTTAAATATAAATTTTATTTTACTTCTTGCATTAATTTTTTGATAAAAGGTGAAAGTGCTATTAAAACAACTCCTGCAATCAAAGCATAAAGTCCTAATTGATAATAGCCATCAGCATAGGTGTTTAATTTTTCTAAATTTGTCATGTTTTTAGAAGCACTTGCAATGTTTGCGCCTAATAAACCTGCGAAATATTGCCCATAAGCACTAGCTAAAAACCACATTCCCATAATAACAGCTTGTGTTTTTTGTGGGGATAATTTAGTCATGGCACTCATGCCAATTGGAGATAAACATAATTCACCAAATGTAATTACAAACCATCCAAATGTAAATAAATCTAAGGAAGTCTTGCCATCAGGGCCTGCTAAAAACTTGGTATAATAAAACACCCAAAATCCACCTGCTAAAAACAAAAAAGCAAGTCCAAATTTAAGTATGGTATTAGGTTCAAACTTTTTCTTTGCCATCCACAACCAAACCATACCCACTAATGCTGCAAATACAATTACAAAAAATGAATTTGCTGAATTGTTTACACCATTTGGGTCTAAAGTGATTCCTAAAACAGTATTGTTTAAATTCTCAGCTGCAAAATCGCTTAATGAACCTCCACTTTGCTCAAAAAATGCCCAAAAGACTACTGAAAATAACATAAAAATAACTGCAGCAATTAATTTTTTATTTTCTGCTATTGAGAAACCCCGCATTTCATAAGCCAGATATAGTAAAGAAAATGGGCCAATTGTATACATAAAATAATCTGTATAAACGGTATTAGAAACCATTACTATGATTATTGGAATGATTAAAATAGAACCCAAATAAGTAGCCCATTCATAAATTCTTCTTTTACCTGATTCAATATGTTGTAAAGGAGACAACCCGATGGTTCCTAGACTTTTTTGAGTTTGTGTAAACGTTAATAGACTTATTACCATAACCACAGCTGCTAATCCAAAAGCAATATTCCATTCTAAACCTTTTGGAATGATAGAAGCTAACATTTCTCTTTTTCCAACAGCAATACAAACATAACCTCCAATTAAAGCACCTAAATTAACTCCGGCATAAAATAACGAAAAACCAGCATCAGTTCTTGAATCTCCTTCTTTGTATAGTTTCCCTACCATTGAAGAAATGTTGGGTTTAAAAAAACCTGTACCAACAATGGTAAAACTTACCCCAATAAAAAACATTGATTTAGGATCGATAGCTAAAATTAAACTTCCTAGTATCATTAATAATCCGCCCCAAAAAAGGGATTTCCTGAATCCAAATATTTTATCAGCAAACAGCCCTCCAATAAAAGTGAATGCATATACCCATGCTTGCGTGGCACCATATTGAAGATTTGCAGTTTCTTTGTCCATTAGTAAATGATGAACCATATAGAAATAAAGCATTCCTCGCATGCCATAAAAACAAAAACGCTCCCACATTTCACTAAAGAATAAATACCACAACTGTTTTGGGTATTTCCCTTTAAAATTTTGAATTTGTTCTATTGATTGATTGTTTTCCATTAGTTTATACCTCTTTCTTTCATTACGGCATTCAATTTTTTTAATAACGCAAACATTAATAGTGTTGCAAATAACAACAAGCCAAAATTCACCCAAAAGAAATCTGCTTTATTATCATAGGAATCCCACATAGAAGCCAAAACTCCCGATAATTTATTACCAATAGATGTGGCTAAAAACCAGCCTCCCATCATTAATGAAGTAATATTTACTGGACTTAATTTTGAAACTACTGATAATCCCATTGGAGAAAGAAGTAATTCGCCTATAGTAATTACACCATAATTAGCAAACAACCACAATACACTTACTTTTTCTGAACCGTTATTCCCTGCTTTCACTGCCAAAACCATAACAAGTACAGACAAAGCAGAAATTAATAATCCAAAAGCAATTTTTGTAGGTGTAGAAGGTTCTTTCTTTCTACTTCTCAAAAACGTAAAAAAAGCTACTATTAATGGTGTTAAAACGATTACCCAAAACGGATTAATTGACTGGCTCAAATTTGACGCCCAAACGGATATTTTAGCACCTTCTTTGGGTAATTTTTCAGCATTGACATTTCTAAAATACAATGGATAATCGACTTCTTTTAGCACCTCTCCATTTTCTTTTTGAATTCTAAATGCATCATCATAAACGGCGACAGAATCCTTTTTATATTCTAATTCTTTTGTCAAATAAATTTTATCCGTAACTGTTTTTGAGATTCCAGTAACTTCTCTATCAGTATATTTATCTCCCCAATTATTTAATGCCGAACCATTTAATTTAAATACCGCCCAAAATAAAATTACAACCGCAAAAATTGCTAACAAAGCACCAATAGGTCGTTTTTCATCTTCTTTAGCACGGAAATACAAGCTCGAATAGAATAAGACCACGGGAATACATGCAAAAATAAACGCATCTGTACTATCTGAACCAAAAATAAACGCATCTGGGTTTGCATCCGAAGCAATACCTTTGATTAGCCAACCAATTACTCCAAAAATAACGGATGGAACCAAAATAAAAAGTACAATTTTTGAAAAAGGCATATCATGAGGCTGTACTCCTTTTTTATCTGTCTTATCGCCATAGTGTTTTGTTCCTAAAACAAAAACTAGTACGCCTATAAACATACCTACTCCTGCTACCATAAAAGCAGCTGTCCAACCAAATAAATTTTCAAATACAGCCCCAAAAAAATTACATATAAATGCGCCTACATTAATACCCATATAAAAAATATTGTAGCCTTCATCTTTTTGGTTTTTATACTTCTCTTCCGAATAGAAATTTCCTAATAACGTAGAAATATTGGGTTTAAAAAACCCATTTCCTACAATAACTAATGTCATAGCAACATATAAAATAGATTTATCATGAATTCCCATCATTAAATACCCTACTCCCATCATTAAACCACCAATAACTATTGATTTTTTATAGCCCCAATAGCGATCGGCTATTAAACCCCCAACAAAAGGTGTTAAAAAAACCAAAGCAATAAACGTTCCATATAAATCTGACGCTTCTTTTTCGGTCATTGCAAAACCTGTTTCTACATCTTTAAGGTATAAGGTAAAAATTCCAATCATTAAATAATACCCGAAACGTTCCCACATTTCAGACAAAAACAAAAAAGGCAATGCTTTAGGATGATTTTTCCACATAGTTGTTTACTTTAAAATTAAAAAAGCCAGAAACTAAATGTTTCTGGCTTGAAAGATATAAAAAATAATTTTATTTTGAGTTAGCTTAACCCATTCATCATTTTCTTTAAACGCGGAGATAATAACGCTAAAATAATGGCTGCAATACCACAAAGCACTACAAACACCATAAAGAATTCATATAAATTATGAATTTCAAAGCCTGCAAATGAAGTGTTTGCAATAGGTAATTGCTCTTTTTCAAATAATGCAAGTTGTTCGGTAGTTAGTGTAACTTTTTTATCTAAAACATCTTGAAGATTAAATCCTAATTTTTCTGCTTTTTGAAATTTATCACCTGTTGCAGGAATAATTGCCCCTAAGGAACCCGCCAAAGCATAGCCTGCCGCATTTGAGATGAAGAATACCCCATATAATAATGAAGCAAAACGTTTAGGCGCTAATTTACCCACCAATGATAAGCCTATAGGTGATAAACAAAGCTCACCCATCGTTTGGATTAAGTATAACAGCATTAACCATTTAATGGCTAATAACCCTGAGTTGCCTAAATCTTTCACATTATGTGCAATGATGAAATAACTCAACGCAATTAAAGCTAAACCTATAGCTTGTTTTAAAGGCGAAACAGGTTCTTTTCCTTTTGCTCTAAGTTTATCCCATAACAAACTAAAAGGTAAAGCTAAGGCTACAACAAACAAACCATTGAAAATTTGAACCATTGATGGTGGCATATTCCAACCAAAAATATGACGATCCGTTTGGTTATCAGCAATGAAAGTTAACGAAGACCCGGCTTGCTCAAAAGCTGCCCAGAAAAATATAATAAAAAAAGAAACAATGTAGATTACCCAAATACGTTGTCTTTCCACTTTATTTTCGGCTGAACTCATAATTAAATAAGCTAATGAAATACCGGCAGCATAGATAAACGGATAAATAATTCCTTTAATAAGTTTACCCATTTCTACAGCAGTAAAGCCAAATTCGCCTACTAAAACATATCTAAAAACAAAAAATAATGCTGCAAATATAACTACAGCAATCCCTATAGCTTTAGATGTAAACTTAGCTGTTTGTGTTTCACCTTCTTCAAAATCGTCGCCATCATTATTTTTTGGCAAACCACCAATCGGTCTTCCTTCTGGAGTTACAACATATTTATTTTTTAAAAACAAAAATAATACTGTACCTATTATCATTGCTATTGAAGCCGCTAAAAAGCCCCATTTAAAAGCATAAATATCTCTTACACCTGCTGCATCTTTTACATCACCTACGTAAGGACAAATAAATTGGCCTAAAAAAGCACCAATATTAATTCCCATATAAAAAATGGTAAAAGCAGAATCCAATTTACTTTTTTCTTGTTTTGGGTATAAACTACCCACCATTGATGAAATATTTGGTTTAAAGAAACCATTACCAAAGATGATGATGAATAAAGCAATCCACATAAATAATTTAGCACTACTAATACTAGAATCAAAAATAGATGCACTTATGAAAAGTAAAAACTGACCAATAGCCATCAAAGTACCACCAAAAAGTATACTATATCT containing:
- a CDS encoding ComEC/Rec2 family competence protein, producing the protein MRFIKLPIIPILIVFVCGILVETYSSMTSFVAFVGASSSIIILCVSYIYHIKKHKNSIFFGIPIYLVFFFLGIVSKKESNQLEHESHFSKQLTPSSNLLKGCIVERVKPSAYYTKYVVEIEQTNGYETIGKLLVFAPKKNSHHLTIGTKITIKGKPIFIEPVYNPYQFDYTNYLNNQNIYHSLALKENAKIELQKAKNWRYFIFKIKETLLEQLKTYKLKEDDYNLIAALVFGERTTLSAEVTKNYTQTGVIHILAISGLHIALFYSIILGFLNPLKKYKKGKLIIFYCSLLILWGYALLTGLSASILRAVVVFSLIAYGRLKNRSINMGNILATSAFIILLYNPNYLFDIGFQLSYAAVLSLVFFQPIISKLSYSKYIILLKTKQILLVTLVAQLGVLPLSLYYFGQFPLLFLVTNLIVIPLSSALLLIGLCLVPISFLPDTIRIFFGTIISFLIKLMNGFTAWICQFDVFIIKNIAFHEILVIAAYLLICSVYIFTIETTKTKFKWVLICVFIFQMSYIYLFYYTNPENEFVIFNTYKNSLVALKNNKEVQFLTNNKKSTEQTATDYIRKNFIQKASFIPLENTLYYKYKILCIDSSGVYKTSIEPELVLLTQSPKINLDRLIEQLHPKEIIADGSNYASYVKKWKQTCIKQKIPFHATAEKGLYSIR
- a CDS encoding thioredoxin family protein encodes the protein MKKSLFLLFFILFSVCSQAQELTWHTDVSKAADIAIKEKKPLLLFFTGSDWCGWCIRLQKEVLKTAEFAKWATENVVLVELDFPRNTPQDANLKAQNQQLMQMLQVRGFPTLYFVTPTKTTDNKVNLNNFGSQGYIAGGPTVWLESANQIMKNKQ
- a CDS encoding peptide MFS transporter, yielding MENNQSIEQIQNFKGKYPKQLWYLFFSEMWERFCFYGMRGMLYFYMVHHLLMDKETANLQYGATQAWVYAFTFIGGLFADKIFGFRKSLFWGGLLMILGSLILAIDPKSMFFIGVSFTIVGTGFFKPNISSMVGKLYKEGDSRTDAGFSLFYAGVNLGALIGGYVCIAVGKREMLASIIPKGLEWNIAFGLAAVVMVISLLTFTQTQKSLGTIGLSPLQHIESGKRRIYEWATYLGSILIIPIIIVMVSNTVYTDYFMYTIGPFSLLYLAYEMRGFSIAENKKLIAAVIFMLFSVVFWAFFEQSGGSLSDFAAENLNNTVLGITLDPNGVNNSANSFFVIVFAALVGMVWLWMAKKKFEPNTILKFGLAFLFLAGGFWVFYYTKFLAGPDGKTSLDLFTFGWFVITFGELCLSPIGMSAMTKLSPQKTQAVIMGMWFLASAYGQYFAGLLGANIASASKNMTNLEKLNTYADGYYQLGLYALIAGVVLIALSPFIKKLMQEVK
- a CDS encoding peptide MFS transporter, producing MWKNHPKALPFLFLSEMWERFGYYLMIGIFTLYLKDVETGFAMTEKEASDLYGTFIALVFLTPFVGGLIADRYWGYKKSIVIGGLMMGVGYLMMGIHDKSILYVAMTLVIVGNGFFKPNISTLLGNFYSEEKYKNQKDEGYNIFYMGINVGAFICNFFGAVFENLFGWTAAFMVAGVGMFIGVLVFVLGTKHYGDKTDKKGVQPHDMPFSKIVLFILVPSVIFGVIGWLIKGIASDANPDAFIFGSDSTDAFIFACIPVVLFYSSLYFRAKEDEKRPIGALLAIFAVVILFWAVFKLNGSALNNWGDKYTDREVTGISKTVTDKIYLTKELEYKKDSVAVYDDAFRIQKENGEVLKEVDYPLYFRNVNAEKLPKEGAKISVWASNLSQSINPFWVIVLTPLIVAFFTFLRSRKKEPSTPTKIAFGLLISALSVLVMVLAVKAGNNGSEKVSVLWLFANYGVITIGELLLSPMGLSVVSKLSPVNITSLMMGGWFLATSIGNKLSGVLASMWDSYDNKADFFWVNFGLLLFATLLMFALLKKLNAVMKERGIN
- a CDS encoding peptide MFS transporter codes for the protein MSETTVKQRHPKGLWVLFGTEMWERFNFYGMRAILTLFMVNSLLIKEADAAIIYGGFLALCYLTPLLGGFISDKYIGNRYSILFGGTLMAIGQFLLFISASIFDSSISSAKLFMWIALFIIIFGNGFFKPNISSMVGSLYPKQEKSKLDSAFTIFYMGINIGAFLGQFICPYVGDVKDAAGVRDIYAFKWGFLAASIAMIIGTVLFLFLKNKYVVTPEGRPIGGLPKNNDGDDFEEGETQTAKFTSKAIGIAVVIFAALFFVFRYVLVGEFGFTAVEMGKLIKGIIYPFIYAAGISLAYLIMSSAENKVERQRIWVIYIVSFFIIFFWAAFEQAGSSLTFIADNQTDRHIFGWNMPPSMVQIFNGLFVVALALPFSLLWDKLRAKGKEPVSPLKQAIGLALIALSYFIIAHNVKDLGNSGLLAIKWLMLLYLIQTMGELCLSPIGLSLVGKLAPKRFASLLYGVFFISNAAGYALAGSLGAIIPATGDKFQKAEKLGFNLQDVLDKKVTLTTEQLALFEKEQLPIANTSFAGFEIHNLYEFFMVFVVLCGIAAIILALLSPRLKKMMNGLS